From Primulina huaijiensis isolate GDHJ02 chromosome 15, ASM1229523v2, whole genome shotgun sequence, one genomic window encodes:
- the LOC140959628 gene encoding magnesium transporter MRS2-1-like: MSDLKQRLLPPKPASAINLRDSSSSRSSGRLPFQGVDVSGLKKRGQGLRSWIHVDVSGNSQVIEIDKFGMMRRCDLPARDLRLLDPLFVYPSTILGREKAIVVNLEQIRCIITADEIFLLNSLDSYVLQYVVELQRRLQASGVGGVWQSEGLELSRRRGNRNFDNTFENTSADYLPFEFRALEVALEAACTFLDSQAAELEIEAYPLLDELTSKISTLNLERVRRLKSRLVALTRRVQKVRDEIEQLMDDDGDMAEMYLTEKKSRTESSFYCEQSLSGYRSNDGPLSVSAPVSPVSSPPDSNRKLEKCLSTRTRYESVRSSESVTENIAELEMLLEAYFVVIDSTLNKLTSLKEYIDDTEDFINIQLDNVRNQLIQFELLLTTATFVVAIFGVVAGIFGMNFAMPMFDDSAIFQWVLLITGVCGVVIFCTFLWFFKYKRLMPL; encoded by the exons ATGTCAGACCTCAAACAACGCTTGCTCCCTCCTAAACCTGCATCAGCTATAAACCTCAGAGATTCTTCTTCATCTAGGTCCTCTGGCCGGTTACCGTTTCAGGGAGTTGATGTATCTGGCCTGAAAAAGCGTGGGCAAGGCCTTAGATCATGGATACATGTTGATGTATCTGGGAATTCTCAAGTGATTGAGATTGACAAGTTTGGTATGATGCGGCGTTGTGATCTTCCAGCACGTGACCTAAGACTACTAGATCCCTTATTTGTTTACCCCTCGACTATTCTTGGTAGAGAGAAGGCGATTGTTGTAAATCTCGAGCAGATTCGGTGTATCATCACAGCAGATGAGATTTTTCTCTTAAATTCTCTCGACAGTTATGTACTGCAATATGTGGTGGAGTTGCAGAGACGATTGCAAGCTTCAGGAGTCGGAGGAGTTTGGCAATCTGAAGGTCTTGAATTGAGCAGAAGAAGAGGAAATAGAAATTTTGATAATACCTTTGAAAACACATCTGCTGATTATTTGCCCTTTGAATTCAGAGCTCTAGAAGTTGCTTTGGAGGCGGCCTGCACTTTTTTGGATTCTCAG GCAGCAGAGTTAGAGATTGAGGCCTATCCACTGTTGGATGAGCTAACATCGAAGATCAGTACTCTGAATTTGGAAAGGGTTCGTCGACTGAAAAGCAGACTTGTTGCATTGACTCGGAGAGTTCAGAAG GTTAGGGATGAAATAGAGCAGCTAATGGATGATGATGGTGACATGGCTGAAATGTATCTTACTGAGAAGAAAAGTCGCACGGAATCATCTTTTTATTGTGAACAATCTTTGTCGGGATACAGATCAAATGATGGCCCATTGTCTGTTTCTGCTCCCGTTTCTCCTGTCTCTTCACCCCCTGACAGTAATAGGAAGCTTGAGAAATGTCTTAGCACGAGGACAAGATATGAGAGTGTGAGGAGCTCAGAAAGTGTCACAGAGAATATAGCAGAGCTTGAAATGCTGTTGGAGGCATACTTCGTTGTGATTGATAGCACCCTCAACAAATTAACTTCG CTGAAGGAGTACATAGATGATACTGAAGATTTCATTAACATCCAGCTG GATAATGTTCGAAACCAGCTTATACAGTTTGAGCTGTTGCTGACTACTGCAACTTTCGTTGTCGCGATATTTGGTGTGGTCGCGGGGATATTTGGCATGAATTTTGcaatgccaatgttcgacgactCAGCTATATTCCAGTGGGTCCTGTTAATCACAGGAGTTTGCGGAGTTGTCATTTTTTGTACTTTTTTGTGGTTTTTCAAGTATAAAAGACTGATGCCGCTGTAG
- the LOC140959727 gene encoding probable protein phosphatase 2C 60 isoform X2 has translation MGAYLSTPKTEKVSENGENQRLIYGMSSMQGWRSTMEDAHAAYTNLDSSTSFFGVYDGHGGKEVAKFCAKFLHQEMLEHEAYRAGDLGTSVRQAFLRMDEMMCEKAGQKELALLRGKVDKPTDNLVASIERDDVTGQDGNCRYEEFDNKGPTSGCTACVAIIRNNQLIVANAGDSRCVLSRKGQACDLSKDHKPDLHAEKKRILDAGGYVQYGRVNGSLNLSRAIGDMEMKQNKLLPAEEQTVTANPDIITVELSEDDDFLIIACDGIWDCMSSKEAVEFVQEQLTTEKKLSVVCERVLDRCLAPSSGGEGCDNMTMILVQFKKAFQTSTSSERQMGSDEQQIQPKDDNSVVPESYLVKHV, from the exons ATGGGTGCATATCTAAGCACTCCTAAAACTGAAAAGGTTTCAGAGAATGGTGAGAATCAAAGGCTTATTTATGGCATGTCATCCATGCAGGGTTGGCGATCAACAATGGAAGACGCt CATGCTGCTTACACTAATTTGGACAGTTCCACGTCTTTCTTTGGAGTTTATGATGGTCATGGAG GCAAAGAAGTTGCaaaattttgtgccaagtttctCCATCAAGAGATGCTGGAACATGAAGCTTACAGGGCCGGTGATCTGGGAACTTCTGTTCGACAAGCTTTTCTCag AATGGACGAAATGATGTGTGAAAAGGCAGGACAGAAGGAGTTAGCATTATTAAGAGGAAAAGTGGACAAACCTACAGATAACTTAGTAGCCTCAATTGAGCGAGATGATGTTACTGGTCAAGATGGCAACTGTCGTTACGAGGAG TTTGATAACAAGGGACCAACTTCTGGGTGTACCGCTTGTGTTGCAATCATTCGAAATAATCAACTTATTGTTGCTAATGCTGGTGACTCTCGGTGTGTGTTGTCACGAAAAGGACAG GCATGTGATTTATCGAAGGATCATAAGCCAGATCTTCATGCTGAGAAGAAAAGGATATTGGACGCTGGTGGATACGTCCAATATGGACGAGTCAATGGGAGCCTCAATTTGTCAAGGGCAATAG GTGACATGGAAATGAAGCAAAACAAATTATTGCCTGCTGAGGAGCAAACTGTGACAGCTAACCCTGATATAATCACT GTTGAGCTTTCTGAAGATGATGATTTCCTCATAATAGCCTGTGATGGGATATG GGATTGCATGTCTAGTAAAGAGGCTGTAGAATTTGTCCAAGAGCAGCTAACAACT GAAAAGAAGCTCTCTGTGGTTTGTGAGAGAGTCCTTGATAGGTGTTTGGCACCATCATCTGGGGGTGAAGGTTGTGATAACATGACAATGATTCTCGTTCAGTTCAAAAAAGCTTTTCAGACAAGCACATCCTCTGAAAGGCAGATGGGGTCAGACGAACAGCAGATACAACCCAAAGATGACAATTCAGTAGTTCCTGAATCTTACCTTGTAAAACACGTTTAG
- the LOC140959727 gene encoding probable protein phosphatase 2C 60 isoform X1: MHLNMGAYLSTPKTEKVSENGENQRLIYGMSSMQGWRSTMEDAHAAYTNLDSSTSFFGVYDGHGGKEVAKFCAKFLHQEMLEHEAYRAGDLGTSVRQAFLRMDEMMCEKAGQKELALLRGKVDKPTDNLVASIERDDVTGQDGNCRYEEFDNKGPTSGCTACVAIIRNNQLIVANAGDSRCVLSRKGQACDLSKDHKPDLHAEKKRILDAGGYVQYGRVNGSLNLSRAIGDMEMKQNKLLPAEEQTVTANPDIITVELSEDDDFLIIACDGIWDCMSSKEAVEFVQEQLTTEKKLSVVCERVLDRCLAPSSGGEGCDNMTMILVQFKKAFQTSTSSERQMGSDEQQIQPKDDNSVVPESYLVKHV; this comes from the exons ATGCAT CTTAACATGGGTGCATATCTAAGCACTCCTAAAACTGAAAAGGTTTCAGAGAATGGTGAGAATCAAAGGCTTATTTATGGCATGTCATCCATGCAGGGTTGGCGATCAACAATGGAAGACGCt CATGCTGCTTACACTAATTTGGACAGTTCCACGTCTTTCTTTGGAGTTTATGATGGTCATGGAG GCAAAGAAGTTGCaaaattttgtgccaagtttctCCATCAAGAGATGCTGGAACATGAAGCTTACAGGGCCGGTGATCTGGGAACTTCTGTTCGACAAGCTTTTCTCag AATGGACGAAATGATGTGTGAAAAGGCAGGACAGAAGGAGTTAGCATTATTAAGAGGAAAAGTGGACAAACCTACAGATAACTTAGTAGCCTCAATTGAGCGAGATGATGTTACTGGTCAAGATGGCAACTGTCGTTACGAGGAG TTTGATAACAAGGGACCAACTTCTGGGTGTACCGCTTGTGTTGCAATCATTCGAAATAATCAACTTATTGTTGCTAATGCTGGTGACTCTCGGTGTGTGTTGTCACGAAAAGGACAG GCATGTGATTTATCGAAGGATCATAAGCCAGATCTTCATGCTGAGAAGAAAAGGATATTGGACGCTGGTGGATACGTCCAATATGGACGAGTCAATGGGAGCCTCAATTTGTCAAGGGCAATAG GTGACATGGAAATGAAGCAAAACAAATTATTGCCTGCTGAGGAGCAAACTGTGACAGCTAACCCTGATATAATCACT GTTGAGCTTTCTGAAGATGATGATTTCCTCATAATAGCCTGTGATGGGATATG GGATTGCATGTCTAGTAAAGAGGCTGTAGAATTTGTCCAAGAGCAGCTAACAACT GAAAAGAAGCTCTCTGTGGTTTGTGAGAGAGTCCTTGATAGGTGTTTGGCACCATCATCTGGGGGTGAAGGTTGTGATAACATGACAATGATTCTCGTTCAGTTCAAAAAAGCTTTTCAGACAAGCACATCCTCTGAAAGGCAGATGGGGTCAGACGAACAGCAGATACAACCCAAAGATGACAATTCAGTAGTTCCTGAATCTTACCTTGTAAAACACGTTTAG